GTAAGGCAATTGCCTAAGGTAAAAAAAGATAGATAGTGAAGTTTTTCGGCTATTTTTTATAATTCTTAAAAAATAATTAAGATAAACCTGAAAACTATATCTAGGGATTTATAACGTAGGAGAGATGCCTGATAAAAAGTATCTTTATAAAATGGGCTAGTTAACACAAACTATACTTTTTGATTAAGAAAAATAACTCCACGGTTATGTTACCCAAAAATAGAGGAAAAGTTGCTCTGGTTTCTGTTCACGGCGATCCTGCCATAGACATTGGCAAAGAAGAAGCTGGCGGACAAAATGTTTACGTTAGAGAAGTGGGAGAAGCCTTAGCTCGTCAGGGTTGGCAGGTAGATATGTTCACTCGTCGCAGCGATGAGTCTCAGGCAGAAATTGTCGATCATAGTCCTAATTGTCGTACGATACGTTTGACGGCAGGACCTCAAGAATTTGTACCCAGACAAAAAATATTTGATTACTTACCTGAATTCGTTACTGCATTTTTTGATTTTCAGCATCAACATCAAACTATTTACCCCCTTATTCACACTAACTATTGGCTCTCTGCTTGGGTGGGAATGGAGATTAAAAAACTTCAAACCGTTAGACATTTACATACATACCATTCTTTGGGAGCAGTAAAATATCGCTCAATTAAGACCATTCCTTTAATTGCCAAGACCCGTCTGCGCGTTGAAAAGCAATGTTTAGAGACAGCAGATACGATCATTGCTACTTCTCCCCAAGAACAAAAACATATGCAAACATTAGTATCTCAACAAGGTAACATCACAGTTATTCCTTGTGGTACTAACATAGATTGCTTTGGTAGTATTGATTGCGACAACGGCAGAGCTAAACTTGGCATTAACCCAGATGATAAGGTGGTAATGTATGCAGGACGCTTTGACCAACGTAAAGGCATAGAAACTTTAGTTAGAGCAGTTGCCAAAGATGAGGTTAAACGTCACAAAAATCTTAAGTTAATGATCGTTGGCGGTTTTACTCCAGGAGAAAGTGATGGTCTAGAAAAAGAGCGTATTGCCAATATCGTTCATGAATTGGACATTGAAGACATAACTACATTTGTTGGTCGAGTTCAGCACGAAGACTTAGCAGCTTATTATGCTGCTGCGGATATTTGCGTTGTTCCTAGTCATTACGAACCTTTTGGCTTGGTAGCAATTGAAGCTATGGCTTCGCGGACTCCTGTAGTTGCTTCCAAGGTAGGTGGCTTGAAGTTTTCTGTAGCTGATGAAGTTACAGGATTACTTGTACCTCCCCAAGATGAAGCAGCATTTGCTCAAGCGATCGACTCTATTCTTGCTAATCCTCAATGGCATAAACAATTAGGAACTAATGCCAGAGAAAGAGTTGAAGCTAAATTTAGTTGGGATGGTGTTGCTAACCAGTTGGATCAGCAGTACCTATCGGAATTGAATAAGCTGTACGAAGAACTAGGATTATTCAATCCCGCAGTGTAGTTAAATAGCAGTGTAGTTCAATGAAGGTCATAGATTACTCCGCCCGTTTAGGGTAAAGCAATCTGTGACCTTTATCAACGTATTTATAAACTATAAGATATCACATAGTATTTCTTTAAAAACGAGTTACATAACGGCATTAAAGGTAAGATACCTGTGTCGCCGATGATAATTATTAAGCTGTTCCTATAATATTTTTTCTGATTTAGCACAGGGATCGAGAAAACCTGAGCGAACCTTATAAGTGTAGCCAAGCTCTGGATGAAACCAAGGAGTATAAGCAAAAGCATAAGGATATAGTTTTGGTAGACAAATTTTATCTCCTGGCTCGATTTGAGCCATGATTTCAGGGATGATTTTTTTTTCTTTGAATGCAGCCAGTGTATTAAAGTTGGGGTAAAGATAGACAAAACTTGTCTTGATACCAACAATAATTAGGGCAATTAAAGAGATCGATCCTAGACGACGAAGATTAATTAATCGATCTTGATAATTAGTAACTAAGTATAAATTAAGAGAAATTAAAACTATCATCCAGTACATAAAGTACCTTAATTCATGGGACTGAGGGAAATTGGCAGCAACCAGAGACATTACTCCTACTACTATTCCTGCCGTGTAATTATTGCGGTTGCGATTTCTGGCAATTAGATAAATCAATAATAAGACTTGGAACAATACATAAGCACCAAAGAAACCTCCCATACGGTTGCGGTCTGGATTTTGACTGTATTGATCGTGATTCCAGTAAGCAGGTTTTACTTCAATAATAGAATAAAGCCACCGTTGCGCCCTTGGTGCATTAGCTAAATAGCCTGGGGCATCATCATACATCGGTAAGGCATGATTGAGTACTTTGCCTGCAAGTTCGATTCTGACGGGGTAAAAAGGATTACCGTGAATTAGGGTATTTTTGATTGGGGTGGCAAAGATCAACAGAGAAGCCAGTAAAGCCAGAGGAATTGCTTTAAATATCCAAGAAATTAGCTGTTGTTTATTCGAGGAATGATGTAATCGCAACCAGACAATTCTGAAGGCAATAAATACTAAAGCAATAAACACTAAAGGCTCTAGCTGCGGTTTACAGTTTGATGAACCAACCCCAGCCAAAAAGATAATTAATAAATCTCTGATACTGGGTAAATCTCGCTGCTTGAAAAGTAGATAAGCCATCATAATGATCATTGCCAAAAATATATTAGCAATCAGATCTACATAGCTATTGACCGCATGAGCCTGAATTAAAGGCACGGCTAAAAAAGCGATCGCCGATAGATAATAAGCAACCTGGAAATAACGCTTAAGAAAATAGCTATATAAAACTAAGCTAAAAAACCCGACTAAGTTGGCACTTTGGACTCTTTGAGTAATTAACCACAAAAAACCCTGAAAAAACTCGCCTAGCAGAGGAAAACCGCGAAATCTCTCTTCCATATTGATAAACTGCTCTGCTGGGACAATGCCCCAAATTCTCGCAGCATAAGGCAGATGATAACCCCAGGTATCAAAAGTACCGTCAACATCAATCATTCCTTTGAGAAATACAGAGATAGTTAAAATACAAGCGATCGCTTTTAAAACAGTTTCTAGCCTCAGTCGTGATTTTTGAGGCTTAGAAGTTTTGTTTCTAACATTCAAGTTCATAGCTGTAAGCCTTATCAAGTTTTTGCTATTAAAACAATACCCGTACCTATCATCACGCTACCAGCGGTAAGGTTTATTACTTTTTTAGCTTTAGCCCCTAGATATGCATAACCAATATAAAAATTTCTGAAAAGCTAAAAGCTAAAAGCTAAAAGCTGAGGCAAAACCCCTTTATTGATTATCAATTTGTCGATCGATAAACTCTTGAGCATTGGGGGGAATTACTTTCAAATCACCACAGTCTTTAGGATTTAGCGCAACTTTGATAGCATAGTCATATTTGATTTCAGGATGAAAATAAGAACTGTAATAAAAAACGTTTTGAATTTGAGCATAAGGCACGCTTTTTGGATTGGGGATGGCATGACGAGCAATTATACAGGTGCGCTTATTAGGTGTCATCTGCTCTAAAAGCTCTGGCTTGGCGATTCTAACTACAAACTTGTCTAATGATGAAAAGCTTGGTTTGAGGTAATAAGGTGTAATTTTGGTAAAGGCGATCGCCATAAACAATAAACAAACTAAACCTAGGTACTTTGGCTGCAACCATTTTGAGCTTTGATTTTGTAACGAGGTAACAACGCACAAGTTTAAAGAGACTAAAGTAATCATCCAAAACATGAAGTAGCGCAACTCGTGGGATTGAGGAAAATTTGCAGGTACAAAAGACACCAGCAGCATTACTACAAGTGCAGTAGTAGCATTGACAGATTTATCTTGAGTCGGCGATCGCTTGTTTTTTAATTGCTCACGAATAGTTAAACTCAATAGTAGCAACAGGTTAAACACTACGTAAGCACCAAAAAATCCCCCTGCTCGATCTAGATACTTTTTATCACCACCATTCCATTGATCCGCCGACCAATTAGGAGTATTAATTTCCAAGATTGATTGCAGCCATTTCTGAGGTCTATTTCCTTCACTATAGGTTTCAGGAGTCAGTTTATGGTTTAAAACAATTCCTGCAACTTCAATTTTGATCGGGTAAAAGGGATTGCCATAGAAAGCAACGTTTTTAATTGGGGTGGCAAAGATTAAGCCTGAAGCGACTATCGCTAGAGGCACAGTTAGCCACAGTCGGCGTTGACCAGATTTACTATGTTTAAAGTACAGCCAAACCAATCTAATTCCGACTATCCAGTAAAGTAAAAATACTAATGGCTGTAGTTGAGGTTTGATATTTGCTGCTGCTGCTGCACCTAAAAAGGTAACTAGCAGTTCATTTCTGTTGGGTAATTCAGACTGCTTAAAAAATCGATAGGTCATCAGCATCACGACCGAAACCCCAATGTTTCCTGGCAAATCTACAAAGCTAGTAGCAGCATGAATCAGTACCACAGGAATGGTAAAGAGCGCGATCGCTGACAGATATAGACGGACTTGGAAGTAGCTTCTTAGAAAAAGAAAATAAATAATCAGACTTAGATAGCCAACTAGATTCGTGGACTGAATTCGCCCTGTAATTTTCCAGAGAAAGCCCTGAAAAAAATTCGCCAACAAAGGAAAACCATCATAGCGATATTCAAAAAGAGATTCTGAGATAAAAGACTTTTCTGGAACTATACCCCAAATTCTGGCAGCAAAAGGCAGTTGATACCAACCAACATCATAGTTACTGTCAATATCCATAATGGCTTTGAGAAATATTGATGTCGCCACGACTATGGCGATCGCACTGAGAATTATTTCTAATACTTGCCTCTTATTTTTCTGCACTGCTCACCTCTTACCAGAATGGCTACTTTAAATTACTTGGTATCCTAGGGCGATCGCCACAGGCTTGGGGATCAAACGCCGTTTGAATCGAGTAATCATAATCTAATTCAGGATGAAAGTAAGAGCTATAAATAAAGGCATACTTTAAAGATGCTGTAGGTGCGGTTTGAGTATCTTCTCCCATATGTCTAGCTAACAAACAAACCTGTTCATTAGGCTTTATTTGTTCGATAAATTCTGATTTAGCCCCATGGACAACGTATTTGTCTAAGGACAAAAACAATGGTCTGGCGTAGAAGCTACCGATTTTGACTAAGACTATGATTAGGAAAACAACATAGACTAATCCCATATATGTTGGCTGTAGCCATCGTCCTAAAAGCTGTCTATTTTTGGGCAAAGAAATTAGATAAAGGTTGAGAGATACCAAACAGATCATCCAGTACATAAAGTATCTCAGTTCATGAGATTGAGGAAAATTCAAAGGAACTATAGAAATAACAAGTAGCGTCAAAAAAGCAACGATAGCCTCTCTAGATTTAGCCAAATTGCCTTGTTCAGTTTTTAATTGTGTAAAGTCAGTTCTGTTTCTATTAATTAACAGATATTTATTGAAAGTCATTTCTCTAAGCAGAAATCCTGCCAGCAGCAGTAAATTAAATACTACATAAGCTCCAAAGAAGCCTCCACGCCGATTTCTTTCAGGAAAATCGCTCCATTGATCTGGTTTCCAAAAATAAGGCGCATTTATTTCTAGTACTGAAGTAATCCAGTTTATTTGACGATTGCTTTCTTCAAAAGCTTCTGGATCTAGCTTATGGTTTAGTACAATTCCCGCTACCTGAATTTTGATGGGATAAAGAGGATTAGCGTAGACAACTGTGTTTTTGACTGGACTCGCATAAATAATTACGATCGCCAGTAAAGTAACTAGCAGAGTTTTGACTATTTGTTTGGCTGCTGGTTTTTGTTGCCAATAAAGCCAAGCAAGTCTAGAAATGGTAAAAATTAAAATAAATAAAACTAAAGGCTGTAGCTGAGTTTTAGTATTAACAGCGATCGCCGCACCGATAAAGGCAATCAGTAATTCTTGGAAATTTGGTAATTGCTTATTTTTATAAAAGCTATAGGTCATCATTACCAAAATAGATGTACCAACATTCCCAAATAAATCCACATAGCTAGTGGTAGCGTTAGTCAAAACTAAAGGAATCGACAATAAAGCGATCGCCGATAAATAAAAAGGAACTTTAAAATAAACTCTAAGAAAAAAGAAATAGCCAATAATACTCAAAAAACCAACTAAGTTAGTTGATTGAATTCGTCCTGTGATTTTCCAAAAGAAACCTTGCAAAAAGTGCGCCAACAAAGGAAAACCATCAAATCGCGGTTCAAACCATTTTTCATCTCCCAGAAACATTTCTCTAGGCAAAATGCCCCAAATTCTGCCAGCAAAAGGTAAATGATACCAGCCAGGATCGTAGTTGTTATCAATATCAATGATTGCCTTGAGGAAAAGAGAAATAACTAAGGGTATAACAACTAAATATAAGATTGTCTCTATTCCTATACTTGCTACTTTTTCTAGCTTGTATGACTTTGATTGTTCTTTTTTACTAACTAAATTCAACATCGGTAATGATTTTAAGGGATGAGGGATAAAGGATGAGCATGAGGAACAATCGCCCCACTAGTATTCATATCATCTATAACTGAAAGAATTTATGTGCAATATTGCTGATAATTGATAATTGACGAGCGACCCCCTAAAGGGTTCAGCAGTTCCTTCAAGTCGGGAAACCCGCCCAACGGACTGGCTTGGGAAGGCGCGAGTTTGATAATTGATTATTGGTTTTCCTTTGGTGTAAATAGAGCAAATCGCTCAACTAAAGCAACCACTGCAAACACGGCTAAGACAATTACTACCGCAACGATGTAAAGAAATCTTTGCATCAGAGAAAATTGAACTGCCATAGCGTCTGGTACATCAAATAGTCTTAATAAACCAATCCAGCTAAATTCCATTAGTCCCAAATTAGCTGGGGTAAAGCTGAGTAGCATTGCCAACTGCACAATGGGGGAAACAAACGCTACTGCCCAAAGCTTAATTTTAAAGCCTCCTGCGATCGCAATAAAAATTCCCCTAACAATCCAGACAATATAGCGAACTACCGAAATCCAATAAAGATAGAGGGTAAAGTCTTTGCCTAAAACAGAATCTTTTTCTGTTTCTACAGCAGGCTGGTTAGCAGCTTTGGCTTTGCCTGGCTTAAGTTTTTTAACCCAAGTCAAAGCCTTAATCACAAAAGTTATTAGGCGACGATGCCATCTATTGATCGCAAAATGAACCGCAATAATAGTGGCAATCCACATCCAAACCGCTACAGATAAAGAGATGTATTTGAGAACAAAAAGAATTGCAGCGGGAAAAAGCAAGAAAGGAATTAAAAAATTAAAAAATTGATCGTAAACAACTAATAAAAAACCCTTAGAAATTGAACTAACTTTATGAACTCTTAAAGCTAGGTTTTGTACCATCACCATGCCCAGATATTGAGGCATAAACTGCATGGTCAATGAACCTAAAGTTGTGTAAAAAAAATAAAACTTTAGAGGCTGTTTGCTTTCAGGAGTAAGCTTTTGGGTAACAAGACCCCATTTATATGCCGATAAAAAAGTATGTACGATTAATGCCGTAATTGCCAGTCCAGCATAAAGAGGATTTAAGCTGTAAAAAGTATTAACAACTTCCTCTACATCTACATTGGTAAAGCGCAGAATCAACCAGATTAAGAAAAATCCTAGACCCAGCGATAAGATACTAGATATAACGTTTTTCTTAGTTAACATTTGTCTTTTATTAGTTAATATTTGGCTATTGACAAAAACTGCACTGCGATTAAATTAAACACTCAAATATTACTTTAACTTAGAATCAAGACCGCTTTGAGCAACGGCTATATCGTATCCCCATTTAGCTTCTAAGTCTAAGCCAGTTAGTGCCGATATCTTGGCAACCTCTGGCTGATATTGCTGCATTAATTTAAGTTTGATTGCTTCAGGCATACTAGCTTTGGGTGCTTGATGCCAAAAGAACCTTTCGACGATATTATCCCGTATAAAATCATTAAATTCTTGAGAAAGCAGGTTTTTGGAAATGTTTTTAACCAGAGGATTATTAACTAAATTGTTGATTGCCTGAAACTTAACTTCTTTGTTGACATTAACTGCACCATATTCGGGAGTAAAGCTGGGATTTACGCCGAGAAATTCTAAAATTTCTCGATAGATACGCTCATTTTCTGACTTAAATTCCTCAAAAATTACTATTTTGATTTGCTCTGGTTTAAAGCGATCGCAATATCTTTTTACCTGCTGATAATATTTAACTCTTTGATCGTAGTAAAGATAGCTAGGGCTGGTAACTCTAGGACTAGGATACTTTTCCTGTTTACGCTCTTCTTCCTTTGCCAAAGCGGTCAGAAAGTCTGGCTCGTTTTCTTCTGTAAACTTGACGTAGTGGCTGTGAAGAGAATAAAGATATTTAGCTGGTTCACGCAGAATAATAATTATTCTAGCATCGGGATTAAAATTGTGAATCTTCTCTGCTGCTACCTGAGAATAGAGATAGTTAGTCGAAGATTCCCCGACAATTTTCGCTTCGTCTGTCCGTGCAAAAAGCTGTAGATAAGCCGACTCACTTCTAAAGTCAAAAAAACGCCGTTTGCCATAAAAGCGATCGCTTTCTAAATGAAAGTCAGAGCAAAAAAAATGTGGCTCTTTGATACTCGACATAAAGATCTCAGGATGCTGTCCTAAAAACTGATGTAAAGCCGTTGTACCAGATTTTGGTTGACCGACGATAAATAAATTAGGCTTCATGGATTTTGACAAGTTATGAGTAGAAAAGCTTATGTTTGGGTCTGTAGTTTCGCTTTCAGTCTGGCAGATACTCGCTCTTGAATCCGAGAATCTTGCCAATATCTGCGCCATCCCAGAGGACCTAATAAAACAAAATCAGTAGCTAGCTTAAATAGCTGAGTCGATTCACCATGAACCATTGCTGCTAAGGTAGTGTTGACCTCTGTGGAGAAGAAGGCTACTTTGGCAACTTGACTGGCTGATTGTGACTGAAGATATTTGTCTACTACCGAGCGCATCTGTTGACGAAACTCGGCTACGCTAGAGCTTCGACGAATGGTTTGAGAATCACCATGTACCCTAAAAGCTGCTAGAGGTTGAGAAATATGGTAAGTTTCTCCCGCTGAAGCAAGCTTGAGCCAAAAGTCCCAGTCGGCGGTATACCAAAGCTCGTTATTTAGTCCACCTAAATCAAGAGCAGCTTGGCGATTAAAGACGGGAGAAGGGATGGCAATAAAGTTTTGAATTACCAGCTTCAGGATCATTTCTTGAGCAGATACTACTTGGCTATCTTTGAGGGGACATTGCCAAAGACCCAGGGGTTTACCTTCTCGATCGATAAATATTGAGTCATGGAGGTAAAGACTGGCTTGGGGATAAGTGGCGATCGCTTTTTTAATAGCGTTCAAACGTCCTTGCAGCCAAAGATCATCCTGATGCAGAAAACAGGCATATTTTCCTCTGGCTACAGAAAGAGCATGGTTAGTATTAACTACCCAGTTACCCTGTCTGGCCTTAGTAATCAGCTTGATATTGAGCTTATCCTTGAAGCTCTCAACAATATCTAAGGTATTGTCTGTCGAGCCATCATCAATAACAACACATTCTAGTTCAGGATCTTGCTGCATCAATATAGAATCAAGTGCTGCTGCTAAATACTTACTACCGTTGTAGGTAGGAACAATTACCGATAACCAAGGCTCTTGAATCATCGTTTTAATCCTAAAATGCTTAAGAAAAAGCTAGAGAAGATTGTTTGGATACCCAAAGCTAAACAGGTTACCCCAGGAATGATAATAGGCATGGTTTCAGTGGGGTTTAGTGAACCAAAATTATTTTCTCCCCAAATACCAAAGGCATATACTGAGGCTGCTGTACCTATTAAAAAGAGAGCGCAACCAGCGATCAAACCTGTTTCAAGGTTGAGGTATTTTAACAGTCTGTTTAAGCGTCTATCTTCAGGTAATAGTCCTTCACTAATGCCAAATACTTTAGTAAACAAAGCAAACGTGACAATTTGAAAACCAATAGTCATTGCCGTGGAGGAATATAGCAGGCTATGCACTTTGGGACTTGGCAAAAGGGATAGAGTTGCTAGCAAACCACCCAAAATCAAAAAGATACCAGGATAGAAAAACAACCAGCGAGGGCTATACATTAATAAGAAACGTAGATGTCTCCAACCATCCCGCCAAGTATTAAGGTGAGGAGGGCGACTACGACCATCGGGTGATAGAGTAGTAGGCACTTCGGCAATCTGCATTTTATAGAGAGTAGCTTTGACAACCATCTCGCTGGCAAATTCCATGCCTGTAGTTTGCAAATCTAAATTAGTAATTGCATCCTTGCGAAAACCTCTTAAACCACAGTGGAAGTCGTCACAGGGACTATTAAACAAAAGCTTACCAATACCAGTTAAGACGGGATTTCCTAAATAGCGGTGAAGAAAAGGCATTGCGCCTGATTCGATACCACCTTTAAAGCGGTTACCCATTACTAGGTCATAACCATTACGTAACTTTTTGACAAAAGGATTGAGATTGCTAAAGTCATAGCTATCGTCGGCATCACCCATAATGATGTACTTACCTTTAGCCGCTTCAATGCCACCTTTGAGCGCGCTACCATATCCTTTTGTAGGGATATTAACTACTCTGGCATTAAGTCTTCTGGCAATTTCTTGAGAGCCATCGTCGCTACCGTTGTCAGCGATAATTACTTCTCCTGCAAGGTCGTTTTCAGCAATAAAACGCTGAGCTTTTTTAATGCAAGTTTCTAGGGTTTCTGCTTCATTCAAGCAGGGCATAATAATGGAAACTTCGATCGCATTGGCTTGCTCAATACGATTTATACGTCCACTAACTGGTGTTTCTCTTGTGCTTACGTTACCCAACATGATTAATCCCCTTGGTGATAATTATTAAAAAATCTTAGACTGAACTGACAATTTCCCTGGTAAATACTCGTTGTTTCAATGCACTTGATTTAATAGCTAAACTCAAAAAAATAAAATATGAGATAACTAGTAAATACAAAAAAGTAATTAATTGAAGTATTTGTTTGCAAAGGCTTGTTAGACAAGGTTTGTAGTAAACAATAGAGTTTGTTATAAAATCAGTACAGTTTATATCTAATTAGAATAAGAGCTAATCTAATCAAGACTTTTACATTTGCCCAGGTCAAAATGCTTTTATCAATGAGATTCATTGTCATTTTGGTAAAAAGGTTTTTCAACACAAAAAGTAAAAAAATCGGGTAATGAATAAGTTTGAGATAGTAATTAAGCTTCTCTTAATAAAGTACCTAATTAGTGTAAAAGTCTGGTGAATGAAATTTAAGTTAATTTGCGGTAATGATTGAGATTAAATCAGTCTATAAACTGGAGCAAATTTTTTCTTCTGCTCTTTTTGACAGTTGTAGATCTACCCAAAGGAAATAAAAGAGAATCTGGACGTTGCTATAAAAAATATAGTTGTGTACACAGGCAATGTAGATTAGAAAAATTGAGCAATAAAATATAAAATATGATGATTCTGATTTAGAGATATGTTTAGCATTGGCGCATTAATAAGCAATAAAACTGAACTACCTGTTGATAGTTGATGTTTAACTCACCTCTTACTAAATCTACCCAATCGACTAGGCATAGATTTTAATCAATAACTAACTATTGAGCAACAACATTCTTCAATGCAATTTAAGCAAAAGATAATCGTCACGCTGATATTTATAGCGATCGCAATTCTTACCTTAGTTTCTACCGCAGTCCACTTATTAACCGAGTCTTGGTGGTTTGCAGCAGTAGGTTTTGAGTCGATTTTTTGGCAGCGTATTATTTGGCAAGTAGCTATTTGGCTAGTCACTTTTACGGTTTTTGTAGGGTTTTTAGGCTTTAATTATTGGCTAGCGTTGAAATTTACAGGCGATCGCAGGTTTAGATTTCTAGAATCTAATGAATTTGAACCTTATACAGCCAAGATTGCTAACTACACCGCCACGCTGCTTATTTTCTTAACTTCTCTAACTATTGCTAATCTTAGCGCAGCATATTGGGAACAGATTCTGCAATTTTTCCATGCCTCTAAG
This DNA window, taken from Pleurocapsa sp. FMAR1, encodes the following:
- a CDS encoding glycosyltransferase, with product MLPKNRGKVALVSVHGDPAIDIGKEEAGGQNVYVREVGEALARQGWQVDMFTRRSDESQAEIVDHSPNCRTIRLTAGPQEFVPRQKIFDYLPEFVTAFFDFQHQHQTIYPLIHTNYWLSAWVGMEIKKLQTVRHLHTYHSLGAVKYRSIKTIPLIAKTRLRVEKQCLETADTIIATSPQEQKHMQTLVSQQGNITVIPCGTNIDCFGSIDCDNGRAKLGINPDDKVVMYAGRFDQRKGIETLVRAVAKDEVKRHKNLKLMIVGGFTPGESDGLEKERIANIVHELDIEDITTFVGRVQHEDLAAYYAAADICVVPSHYEPFGLVAIEAMASRTPVVASKVGGLKFSVADEVTGLLVPPQDEAAFAQAIDSILANPQWHKQLGTNARERVEAKFSWDGVANQLDQQYLSELNKLYEELGLFNPAV
- a CDS encoding glycosyltransferase family protein, encoding MLNLVSKKEQSKSYKLEKVASIGIETILYLVVIPLVISLFLKAIIDIDNNYDPGWYHLPFAGRIWGILPREMFLGDEKWFEPRFDGFPLLAHFLQGFFWKITGRIQSTNLVGFLSIIGYFFFLRVYFKVPFYLSAIALLSIPLVLTNATTSYVDLFGNVGTSILVMMTYSFYKNKQLPNFQELLIAFIGAAIAVNTKTQLQPLVLFILIFTISRLAWLYWQQKPAAKQIVKTLLVTLLAIVIIYASPVKNTVVYANPLYPIKIQVAGIVLNHKLDPEAFEESNRQINWITSVLEINAPYFWKPDQWSDFPERNRRGGFFGAYVVFNLLLLAGFLLREMTFNKYLLINRNRTDFTQLKTEQGNLAKSREAIVAFLTLLVISIVPLNFPQSHELRYFMYWMICLVSLNLYLISLPKNRQLLGRWLQPTYMGLVYVVFLIIVLVKIGSFYARPLFLSLDKYVVHGAKSEFIEQIKPNEQVCLLARHMGEDTQTAPTASLKYAFIYSSYFHPELDYDYSIQTAFDPQACGDRPRIPSNLK
- a CDS encoding lysylphosphatidylglycerol synthase transmembrane domain-containing protein; this translates as MLTKKNVISSILSLGLGFFLIWLILRFTNVDVEEVVNTFYSLNPLYAGLAITALIVHTFLSAYKWGLVTQKLTPESKQPLKFYFFYTTLGSLTMQFMPQYLGMVMVQNLALRVHKVSSISKGFLLVVYDQFFNFLIPFLLFPAAILFVLKYISLSVAVWMWIATIIAVHFAINRWHRRLITFVIKALTWVKKLKPGKAKAANQPAVETEKDSVLGKDFTLYLYWISVVRYIVWIVRGIFIAIAGGFKIKLWAVAFVSPIVQLAMLLSFTPANLGLMEFSWIGLLRLFDVPDAMAVQFSLMQRFLYIVAVVIVLAVFAVVALVERFALFTPKENQ
- a CDS encoding sulfotransferase family protein yields the protein MKPNLFIVGQPKSGTTALHQFLGQHPEIFMSSIKEPHFFCSDFHLESDRFYGKRRFFDFRSESAYLQLFARTDEAKIVGESSTNYLYSQVAAEKIHNFNPDARIIIILREPAKYLYSLHSHYVKFTEENEPDFLTALAKEEERKQEKYPSPRVTSPSYLYYDQRVKYYQQVKRYCDRFKPEQIKIVIFEEFKSENERIYREILEFLGVNPSFTPEYGAVNVNKEVKFQAINNLVNNPLVKNISKNLLSQEFNDFIRDNIVERFFWHQAPKASMPEAIKLKLMQQYQPEVAKISALTGLDLEAKWGYDIAVAQSGLDSKLK
- a CDS encoding glycosyltransferase, which produces MIQEPWLSVIVPTYNGSKYLAAALDSILMQQDPELECVVIDDGSTDNTLDIVESFKDKLNIKLITKARQGNWVVNTNHALSVARGKYACFLHQDDLWLQGRLNAIKKAIATYPQASLYLHDSIFIDREGKPLGLWQCPLKDSQVVSAQEMILKLVIQNFIAIPSPVFNRQAALDLGGLNNELWYTADWDFWLKLASAGETYHISQPLAAFRVHGDSQTIRRSSSVAEFRQQMRSVVDKYLQSQSASQVAKVAFFSTEVNTTLAAMVHGESTQLFKLATDFVLLGPLGWRRYWQDSRIQERVSARLKAKLQTQT
- a CDS encoding glycosyltransferase family 2 protein; the encoded protein is MLGNVSTRETPVSGRINRIEQANAIEVSIIMPCLNEAETLETCIKKAQRFIAENDLAGEVIIADNGSDDGSQEIARRLNARVVNIPTKGYGSALKGGIEAAKGKYIIMGDADDSYDFSNLNPFVKKLRNGYDLVMGNRFKGGIESGAMPFLHRYLGNPVLTGIGKLLFNSPCDDFHCGLRGFRKDAITNLDLQTTGMEFASEMVVKATLYKMQIAEVPTTLSPDGRSRPPHLNTWRDGWRHLRFLLMYSPRWLFFYPGIFLILGGLLATLSLLPSPKVHSLLYSSTAMTIGFQIVTFALFTKVFGISEGLLPEDRRLNRLLKYLNLETGLIAGCALFLIGTAASVYAFGIWGENNFGSLNPTETMPIIIPGVTCLALGIQTIFSSFFLSILGLKR